The proteins below come from a single Molothrus ater isolate BHLD 08-10-18 breed brown headed cowbird chromosome 3, BPBGC_Mater_1.1, whole genome shotgun sequence genomic window:
- the CFAP36 gene encoding cilia- and flagella-associated protein 36 codes for MAAGEEDDVEWVVDTIAGFLRGPAWSIPILEFMEHNCEVFDDEEESKLSYTEIYKEYQALVERLLEDYLKEVGINEEKFQEAFSSPLAKTHTSQAILQTVLAAEDFRLFKKMMVQKNIEMQLQAIRIIKERNGVVPECLTEGSDVFSEIEEEEMKILREVLRKSKEEYEIEQERKRTEEARAKHKAPDVAHHFPGDSREAGKVKESTEGAEDSEESPKCPLEGSHKSTKEDPKPVCPVQKGTENLPQPSCTKGKEDTKKRSAGKGSENTVQKAGVKEPDLSESEKQQLKQREDYLKKKRDLLLATKKDSGNNAPAPNSDQKEEESPPKEEISEEKQRLLQKRKMLAEKLKEEVINKR; via the exons ATGGCGGCCGGGGAGGAGGACGACGTGGAGTGGGTGGTGGACACCATCGCCGGCTTTCTGCGGGGGCCCGCCTGGTCTATCCCCATCCTGGAGTTCATGGAGCACAACTGCGAGG TTTTTGATGATGAAGAAGAAAGCAAGTTGTCATACACAGAAATTTATAAGGAGTACCAAGCTCTG GTGGAGAGATTACTAGAGGACTACCTTAAAGAAGTTGGAATTAATGAGGAGAAGTTTCAAgaagctttttcttctcctcttgcAAAGACCCACACCTCCCAG GCCATTCTGCAAACAGTGTTGGCAGCAGAAGATTTTaggctatttaaaaaaatgatggtacagaaaaatattgaaatgcaaCTGCAAGCAATTCGAATCATCAAAGAGAGAAATG GTGTAGTGCCTGAGTGTTTGACAGAGGGTTCTGATGTTTTTAGTGAAAttgaagaggaggaaatgaaaatacTCAGGGAGGTTCTAAG AAAATCTAAGGAAGAGTATGAAATAGagcaagagagaaagaggaCTGAAGAA GCACGTGCTAAACACAAAGCTCCTGATGTTGCCCACCATTTCCCAGGAGATTCAAGAGAAGCTGGAAAAGTTAAGGAATccactgagggagctgaggaTTCTGAAGAAAGTCCAAAATGCCCATTAG AGGGATCTCATAAATCTACAAAAGAAGACCCCAAACCAGTTTGCCCAGTACAAAAAGGAACTGAAAACTTACCCCAGCCCTCTTGTACCAAGGGGAAAGAAGACACTAAGAAAAGGTCTGCTGGGAAAGGTTCAGAGAACACAGTGCAAAAAGCTGGGGTGAAAGAACCT GATTTATCAGAaagtgaaaagcagcagctgaagcaacGTGAGGATTACCTAAAGAAAAAACGAGACCTGCTGCTGGCTACGAAGAAAGACTCCGGAAATAATGCACCAGCACCCAACTCTGATCAGAAAGAGGAGGAATCCCCTCCCAAAGAG GAAATATCAGAAGAGAAGCAAAGGCTGCTCCAGAAGAGGAAGATGCTCGCAGAAAAGCTAAAAGAAGAAGTCATTAATAAGCGGTAG
- the PPP4R3B gene encoding serine/threonine-protein phosphatase 4 regulatory subunit 3B isoform X1 — MSDTRRRVKVYTLNEDRQWDDRGTGHVSSSYVERLKGMSLLVRAESDGSLLLESKINPNTAYQKQQDTLIVWSEAENYDLALSFQEKAGCDEIWEKICQVQGKDPSVEVTQDLIESEEEHIEEMPETSPLIDLPTCELNKLEEIADLVTSVLSSPIRREKLALALENEGYIKKLLQLFQVCENLENTEGLHHLYEIIRGILFLNKATLFEVMFSDECIMDVVGCLEYDPALAQPKRHREFLTKTAKFKEVIPITDSELRQKIHQTYRVQYIQDIILPTPSVFEENFLSTLTSFIFFNKVEIVSMLQEDEKFLSEVFAQLTDEATDDDKRCELVNFFKEFCAFSQTLQPQNRDAFFKTLAKLGILPALEIVMGMDDLQVRSAATDIFSYLVEFSPSMVREFVMQEAQQSDDDILLINVVIEQMICDTDPELGGAVQLMGLLRTLIDPENMLATANKTEKSEFLNFFYNHCMHVLTAPLLANTSEDKCEKDAVVGSTKSNTICPDNYQTAQLLALILELLTFCVEHHTYHIKNYIMNKDLLRRVLVLMNSKHTFLALCALRFMRRIIGLKDEFYNRYITKGNLFEPVINALLDNGTRYNLLNSAVIELFEFIRVEDIKSLIAHIVENFYNALESIEYVQTFKGLKTKYEQEKDRQSQKLNSVPSILRSNRFRRDARALEEDEEMWFNEDEEEEGEAVVPPVEKSKQEDDFPDSYEKFMETKKAKESEDKENLPKRTSAGGFKFTFSHSASAANGANGANSKSVAAQTSPASSNGSSSKSTALSPAVPAPKGSLVGLVDYPDDEDDDEEEETSPRKRPRLGS, encoded by the exons GACACCCTGATTGTTTGGTCAGAAGCAGAGAACTATGATTTAGCACTGAGTTTTCAAGAAAAAGCTGGCTGTGatgaaatttgggaaaaaatctgCCAG GTTCAGGGTAAGGATCCTTCGGTGGAAGTCACGCAGGACCTGATCGAGTCAGAAGAGGAGCACATCGAGGAAATGCCTGAAACCAGTCCTCTGATTGACCTTCCTACTTGTGAACTCAACAAACTTGAAGAGATTGCTGACCTAGTTACCTCTGTTCTTTCCTCACCCATCCGTAGGGAAAAGCTGGCCCTGGCCTTGGAGAACGAAGGCTACATTAAaaaactgctgcagcttttccaagtCTGTGAGAATTTAGAGAACACCGAAGGTTTGCATCATTTGTATGAAATTATTCGAGGGATTTTGTTCCTCAACAAAGCAACTCTGTTTGAGGTGATGTTCTCTGACGAGTGTATTATGGATGTGGTCGGATGCCTCGAGTATGATCCTGCTTTGGCTCAGCCAAAACGGCACAGGGAGTTCTTGaccaaaacagcaaaatttaaGGAGGTTATTCCTATTACAGACTCTGAACTCAGGCAAAAAATCCACCAGACTTACAGGGTACAGTATATTCAGGACATCATCTTGCCGACACCATCTGTTTTTgaagagaattttctttctaccctcacttcctttattttcttcaacaAAGTTGAGATTGTCAGTATGTTGCAG GAAGATGAGAAGTTTTTATCAGAAGTTTTTGCACAATTGACAGACGAAGCTACAGACGATGACAAACGGTGTGAACTG GTGAACTTCTTCAAGGAATTCTGCGCCTTTTCTCAGACGTTACAACCTCAGAACAGAGatgcatttttcaaaactttGGCAAAGTTGGGAATTCTTCCAGCTCTTGAAATTGTAATG GGAATGGATGATCTGCAAGTTAGATCTGCTGCTACAGATATATTTTCTTATCTAGTAGAATTTAGCCCATCCATGGTCCGAGAATTTGTGATGCAAGAGGCCCAGCAGAGTGATGAT GACATCCTCCTCATCAACGTGGTCATTGAGCAGATGATCTGCGACACGGATCCGGAGCTCGGGGGAGCTGTTCAGTTAATGGGGCTGCTGAGAACTCTGATTGACCCAGAGAATATGCTGGCCACAGCCAAT aaaacagaaaagagtgAATTTCTCAATTTCTTCTACAACCATTGTATGCACGTTCTCACTGCTCCACTTCTGGCCAATACATCAGAGGATAAATGTGAAAAAG aTGCAGTAGTTGGATCCACTAAGAGTAATACAATTTGTCCTG ATAATTACCAAACAGCACAACTACTTGCCTTAATTTTGGAGCTGCTTACTTTCTGTGTGGAACACCACACATATCACATCAAGAATTACATTATGAACAAAGATTTGCTAAGAAGAGTGCTGGTATTGATGAATTCAAAACACACATTTCTGGCCTTGT gTGCTCTTCGCTTTATGAGGAGGATAATCGGGCTGAAAGATGAATTCTACAACCGTTACATCACCAAGGGAAACCTCTTTGAGCCCGTGATCAACGCCCTGCTGGACAATGGCACTCGCTACAACCTGCTCAACTCTGCTGTGATCGAGCTCTTCGAGTTCATCCGAGTG GAAGATATTAAGTCCCTTATTGCACATATAGTTGAAAACTTCTACAATGCACTTGAATCTATTGAGTATGTTCAAACGTTCAAGGGACTGAAGACAAAATATGAGCAGGAAAAGGACCGACAAAGCCAGAAGCTGAACAG TGTCCCATCCATATTGCGTAGCAATAGATTCCGCAGGGATGCCAGAGCCttggaggaggatgaagaaaTGTGGTTCAATgaagatgaagaggaagaaggcGAAGCTGTTGTACCTCCAGTTGAGAAGTCAAAACAGGAGGATGATTTTCCAGATAGCTATGAGAAATTTATGGAGACTAAAAAAG CTAAGGAGAGTGAAGACAAAGAGAATCTTCCAAAAAGGACTTCAGCTGGGGGATTCAAATTCACTTTTTCCCACTCAGCCAGCGCAGCTAACGGTGCGAATGGTGCAAACAGCAAATCCGTGGCAGCTCAGACATCACCAGCCAGCTCCAACGGCTCCTCTTCCAAGAGCACGGCCCTGAGCCCCGCGGTGCCGGCCCCCAAG GGAAGTCTAGTTGGGCTAGTGGATTATCctgatgatgaagatgatgatgaagaggaggagacATCTCCAAGGAAAAGACCTCGTCTGGGTTcataa
- the PPP4R3B gene encoding serine/threonine-protein phosphatase 4 regulatory subunit 3B isoform X2: MSDTRRRVKVYTLNEDRQWDDRGTGHVSSSYVERLKGMSLLVRAESDGSLLLESKINPNTAYQKQQDTLIVWSEAENYDLALSFQEKAGCDEIWEKICQVQGKDPSVEVTQDLIESEEEHIEEMPETSPLIDLPTCELNKLEEIADLVTSVLSSPIRREKLALALENEGYIKKLLQLFQVCENLENTEGLHHLYEIIRGILFLNKATLFEVMFSDECIMDVVGCLEYDPALAQPKRHREFLTKTAKFKEVIPITDSELRQKIHQTYRVQYIQDIILPTPSVFEENFLSTLTSFIFFNKVEIVSMLQEDEKFLSEVFAQLTDEATDDDKRCELVNFFKEFCAFSQTLQPQNRDAFFKTLAKLGILPALEIVMGMDDLQVRSAATDIFSYLVEFSPSMVREFVMQEAQQSDDDILLINVVIEQMICDTDPELGGAVQLMGLLRTLIDPENMLATANKTEKSEFLNFFYNHCMHVLTAPLLANTSEDKCEKDAVVGSTKSNTICPDNYQTAQLLALILELLTFCVEHHTYHIKNYIMNKDLLRRVLVLMNSKHTFLALCALRFMRRIIGLKDEFYNRYITKGNLFEPVINALLDNGTRYNLLNSAVIELFEFIRVEDIKSLIAHIVENFYNALESIEYVQTFKGLKTKYEQEKDRQSQKLNSVPSILRSNRFRRDARALEEDEEMWFNEDEEEEGEAVVPPVEKSKQEDDFPDSYEKFMETKKASAANGANGANSKSVAAQTSPASSNGSSSKSTALSPAVPAPKGSLVGLVDYPDDEDDDEEEETSPRKRPRLGS; this comes from the exons GACACCCTGATTGTTTGGTCAGAAGCAGAGAACTATGATTTAGCACTGAGTTTTCAAGAAAAAGCTGGCTGTGatgaaatttgggaaaaaatctgCCAG GTTCAGGGTAAGGATCCTTCGGTGGAAGTCACGCAGGACCTGATCGAGTCAGAAGAGGAGCACATCGAGGAAATGCCTGAAACCAGTCCTCTGATTGACCTTCCTACTTGTGAACTCAACAAACTTGAAGAGATTGCTGACCTAGTTACCTCTGTTCTTTCCTCACCCATCCGTAGGGAAAAGCTGGCCCTGGCCTTGGAGAACGAAGGCTACATTAAaaaactgctgcagcttttccaagtCTGTGAGAATTTAGAGAACACCGAAGGTTTGCATCATTTGTATGAAATTATTCGAGGGATTTTGTTCCTCAACAAAGCAACTCTGTTTGAGGTGATGTTCTCTGACGAGTGTATTATGGATGTGGTCGGATGCCTCGAGTATGATCCTGCTTTGGCTCAGCCAAAACGGCACAGGGAGTTCTTGaccaaaacagcaaaatttaaGGAGGTTATTCCTATTACAGACTCTGAACTCAGGCAAAAAATCCACCAGACTTACAGGGTACAGTATATTCAGGACATCATCTTGCCGACACCATCTGTTTTTgaagagaattttctttctaccctcacttcctttattttcttcaacaAAGTTGAGATTGTCAGTATGTTGCAG GAAGATGAGAAGTTTTTATCAGAAGTTTTTGCACAATTGACAGACGAAGCTACAGACGATGACAAACGGTGTGAACTG GTGAACTTCTTCAAGGAATTCTGCGCCTTTTCTCAGACGTTACAACCTCAGAACAGAGatgcatttttcaaaactttGGCAAAGTTGGGAATTCTTCCAGCTCTTGAAATTGTAATG GGAATGGATGATCTGCAAGTTAGATCTGCTGCTACAGATATATTTTCTTATCTAGTAGAATTTAGCCCATCCATGGTCCGAGAATTTGTGATGCAAGAGGCCCAGCAGAGTGATGAT GACATCCTCCTCATCAACGTGGTCATTGAGCAGATGATCTGCGACACGGATCCGGAGCTCGGGGGAGCTGTTCAGTTAATGGGGCTGCTGAGAACTCTGATTGACCCAGAGAATATGCTGGCCACAGCCAAT aaaacagaaaagagtgAATTTCTCAATTTCTTCTACAACCATTGTATGCACGTTCTCACTGCTCCACTTCTGGCCAATACATCAGAGGATAAATGTGAAAAAG aTGCAGTAGTTGGATCCACTAAGAGTAATACAATTTGTCCTG ATAATTACCAAACAGCACAACTACTTGCCTTAATTTTGGAGCTGCTTACTTTCTGTGTGGAACACCACACATATCACATCAAGAATTACATTATGAACAAAGATTTGCTAAGAAGAGTGCTGGTATTGATGAATTCAAAACACACATTTCTGGCCTTGT gTGCTCTTCGCTTTATGAGGAGGATAATCGGGCTGAAAGATGAATTCTACAACCGTTACATCACCAAGGGAAACCTCTTTGAGCCCGTGATCAACGCCCTGCTGGACAATGGCACTCGCTACAACCTGCTCAACTCTGCTGTGATCGAGCTCTTCGAGTTCATCCGAGTG GAAGATATTAAGTCCCTTATTGCACATATAGTTGAAAACTTCTACAATGCACTTGAATCTATTGAGTATGTTCAAACGTTCAAGGGACTGAAGACAAAATATGAGCAGGAAAAGGACCGACAAAGCCAGAAGCTGAACAG TGTCCCATCCATATTGCGTAGCAATAGATTCCGCAGGGATGCCAGAGCCttggaggaggatgaagaaaTGTGGTTCAATgaagatgaagaggaagaaggcGAAGCTGTTGTACCTCCAGTTGAGAAGTCAAAACAGGAGGATGATTTTCCAGATAGCTATGAGAAATTTATGGAGACTAAAAAAG CCAGCGCAGCTAACGGTGCGAATGGTGCAAACAGCAAATCCGTGGCAGCTCAGACATCACCAGCCAGCTCCAACGGCTCCTCTTCCAAGAGCACGGCCCTGAGCCCCGCGGTGCCGGCCCCCAAG GGAAGTCTAGTTGGGCTAGTGGATTATCctgatgatgaagatgatgatgaagaggaggagacATCTCCAAGGAAAAGACCTCGTCTGGGTTcataa